The Sphingomonas sp. G-3-2-10 DNA window GGCGCGTGACGGACTGTCGATTCTCGATCAGGCGATCGCGCATGCGGGGATCGAAGGCGACAAGGTTCGCGCCGATGTGGTGCGCACGATGCTCGGCCTGTCCGATCGCGGCGCGATCCGCGATCTGTTCGGGCTGTTGCTGAGCGGCGATGCGCCTGCCGCGCTGGCGTCGCTGCGCGGGCAATATGATCTGGGCGTCGATCCCCAGGCGGTGCTTCGCACGCTGCTGGAGACGGTCCATGCCACCACGCTGATCAAGCTGGGCACCGAGGCCAATCCGGCGCAATCGGCCGAGGAAGTGAAGGCTCTGGAGCGCTGGGCGGCGGGCTTGAGCTTCCCGATGCTGCACCGGCTGTGGCAGCTGATCCTGCGCGGCCATGACGAAGTGGCGCGCGCGGTGCTGCCGATCGAAGCGGCGGAGATGGCGCTGCTGCGCGTGATCCATGCCTCGCAGCTTCCCGATCCGGGCGAACTGGCGAAACAGATCGCCAGCGGGGCGATCACGGTGGGCGCCGCCGCGTCCCCGGCTGCGGCCGCCAGCGCCGAGCCGGCGATGCCGCGTGACATGGCAGAACTGGCGCAGCATCTCGAGACCAACAACCGCTACAGCCTTGCCGAGCAGGTCCGCCACCTGCTCCGCCCGATCCGCTTCGACGGAACCGAGGTCGAATTCGCGTCGACCCGGCCGCTGCCGATCGATTTCGTCCGCGAACTTTCGGCGGCGATGCGCGAAACCACCGGCAAGAACTGGAAATTGCTCACCGGATCGGACACGAGCGGAAAGACGTTACGCGAGATCGAGGCGGAGAATGCCGCCGCCGAGCGCAATGCTGTGCTGAGCTCGCCACTGGTGGCGGCAGCATTGGAAGCCTTTCCGGATGCCGAGCTGATCGGCTGGACCAAGACAGGAAGTTGAAATGAAGAGCCTCGAAGACATCATGGCAATGGCGCAGAACGTCCAGGCCGAGCTGACCAAGGCGCAGGCCAATCTCGATACGATCGAGGTCGAGGGCGTCTCGGGCGGCGGGCTGGTCAAGGTCCGCGCCTCGGCCAAGGGCCGTATCCTCGGCATGGATATCGACGATTCGCTGATGAACGTTTCCGAAAAGGGCATGCTTGAGGATCTGCTGGCTGCCGCGTTCAACGATGCGCGCGCCAAGGCCGATGCCGCGTCGCAGGAAGCGATGGGCAAGATGACCGCGGGCCTGCCGCTGCCGCCGGGGTTCAAGCTGCCCTTCTGAGGCGGGTGGAACCATCGGTCGGCCCTCTCGGTTGCTGCAGGCAGTATATCGAGGAGGACTATAAATGGTGGATCGTGTGACCGAGCGTTCGGACGGTGTGACCGCCGAACGCGTAACCGAACATGACAGCGGCGGCGGCACGGTGATCGTGGAGCGCCGCGGCGGTGGCGGCGGCGCGGGCATCCTGATCGCGGTGATCCTGCTGATCGCGGTGGCGGCCGGCGCATTCTACCTGTTCAATCAGGGCCAGAACGATGCGATCCGCACCGATGCGATCAGCGACGCCGCAAAGGGCGTCGAGAGGGCGGCCGACAAGGTGGGCGACACCGCCGAAAAGGCCGGCGACGCGATCAGCACCGGCGGGACCGAGAAGAAGAAGGAATAGCCGCGGCTATTTGAGGCAGGCGTCGAGCCCGTCGCCGCGCACCACGCCGATCCGTGCGGTGATCGAATTGCCATAGCGCCTGGTGAAGCCTTTCGGGTCGATCCCGGCGCGTTTCTTTGGCAGCGGCAGGACCGCAGCGATCTGCGCGGCTTCGCGCGGCGTCAGTTTCGAGGCATCGTGCCTGAAATAGCGCTGTGAACCCGCGTTCACGCCATAGGTGCCGATCCCGGTCTCCGCGACGTTGAGATAGACTTCCATGATCCGCCGCTTGCCCCAGATATTTTCGATCAGGACGGTGAAATATGCCTCCAGTCCCTTGCGGAAATAGCCGCCGCCCTGCCACAGGAAGACGTTCTTGGCGGTCTGCTGGCTGATCGTCGAGCCGCCCCGGATGGTCTTCTTGCCGGTGGCGTTGCGCGCCGCGGCGGCGGCGATGGCGCGATAGTCGAACCCGCCATGCTGACAGAAGCGCGCATCCTCGGCGGCGATCGCTGCGCGAGCCATGTTGGGCGAGATTTCGTCGAGCGACATCCAGTCCTTGGTCACGCCATTGCCCGCGAAGATGTCGCCGATCATCGTCCAGGTGACCGGCGGCGGGACGAAGCGGAAGATCACCACCATCAGCACCGAAACGAGTACGAAGCCGCCAATGCCCTTGGCCGCCCAGATGCCGATCCGTGCAGCCCAGCCACGGCGCTTGCGCGGCGGTTTGATCGGCTCGATGTCGGGTAGCGGGGGCTTGCCAAGCGGGGTCGGGACAGCGGCGGGGGGCCAGCCCTGTGGCGTCGAGACCTGGATCGTCGAGGCCACCGCAGGCCGTTGCGGGGGCAGGGGGTCATGATCGAACCCCGGCTCGTCATAGGTTTCGAAGGGCGGTTCGGCGGGTTCGAACGGTTCGATCGCCGGTTGCGCCCAAACCGGCTTTTCCGGCTCGGAGGGCAGCTTGCGGTCTTCGTCGTCGCCGTTCGGTTCGCTCATGCAACGTCATGTGCCGCGCCGGAGCGCGGGGAGCAACCTGGGTTAAGCGTTAACACGTCCCGTTGCGGCTTAGATGAGCGGCGTGCCGTCGTCGGGGCAGTAACGCGTGTCCGCGGGCAGGCCCTTGCCGCATTGCGGGCAGTTTACGAGCGGTCCGGACGGCGCGCCGGACATCCTGCTGCGCACGCGTTCCTCGACTTCGGCGCCGCGGCCGCTGAACGCCAGCCAGGCCATCACGCCGGCAGTCAGCAGGGCGAGGATCGCGAGCCAATAGCCGAACTGCCAGTCGATCTGGATCATCGCCAGCGCGGCGTCGCTCATTTCGTTGCGCTGGCCGCCATTCTTCTTCGCGGCTTCGGCGAGGATGGTGGACTTGCTGTATTTCAGCGTGCCTGCCCAGATGAGGACCAAGGCGCCGACCGAAGTGCCGATCAGCGCCGCGGCCTTTTGCCGGGTCTGTGGTGTGAAGGCGATCGCAAGGCCGATGGCCACGGCGATCAATGCGAGCAGGATCAGATAGTTGATCTCACCCGCGCCGGGTGTCCGCTCGGTATTGGGAAGTTCGGAGGTGAAGCGGCCGAATGCGATACCAAAGCCGGTAGCGCTGACGATCTTCGTGCCGGAGCAGGAAACGGTGAGCCAGGGCAGGACGAACGCGACCAGCGCGATGCCCTTTGGAATCCGGATCCACTTCCACATGGGCTGCCCCTCCCGCCACTGACGGGAGGAAGCTATGCCCATATCAGACGGTCAGCAACCGCTTCTCGCCCGCGAGGCGCATCATCGCCTTCTGGAGCTTTTCGAAGGCGCGGACCTCGATCTGGCGAACGCGCTCGCGCGACACGCCATAGACCTGCGAGAGTTCCTCGAGGGTCTTGGGATCGTCGGTCAGGCGGCGCTCGGTCAGGATGTACTTCTCGCGCTCGTTCAGGTCGTCCATCGCCGACACGAGCATCTCGTGACGGACATCGGCTTCCTGAGCTTCGGCGACGACTTCGTCCTGCAGGGCGCTGTCGTCCTGCAGCCAATCCTGCCACTGACCCTCGCCATCCTCGCGCATCGGCACGTTGAGCGAGGTGTCCCCGCCCATCGCCATGCGGCGGTTCATCGAGGTAACTTCCTCCTCGGTCACGCCCAGATCGGTGGCGATCTTGGCGAGATGCTCGGGGGACAGGTCGCCATCCTCGAACGCGTCGAGCTTGGCCTTCATCCTGCGCAAGTTGAAGAAGAGCTTCTTCTGCGCGGCGGTGGTGCCCATCTTCACGAGCGACCAGCTGCGCAGGATGAATTCCTGAATCGAGGCGCGGATCCACCACATGGCGTAGGTCGCCAGGCGGAAGCCCCGATCGGGCTCGAACTTCTTCACGCCCTGCATCAGGCCGATATTGCCTTCGGAGATCAGCTCCGAGACAGGCAGGCCATAGCCGCGATAGCCCATCGCGATCTTCGCCACGAGGCGCAGATGCGAGGTCACCAGCTGAGCTGCGGCCTCGGGGTCGCCATGCTCCTGAAACCGCTTTGCAAGCATGTATTCCTGCTCCGGCTGGAGCAGGGGAAACTTCTTGATCTCAGCCAGATAGCGGTTGAGGCTCGCCTCACCGCCAAGCGCGGGGATCGTCGCCGGGACGTTGCTTCCGCTAGCCATGATCACTTCTCCCTTTCACTGGGCCGACCGCCTT harbors:
- the mtgA gene encoding monofunctional biosynthetic peptidoglycan transglycosylase, translated to MKPPRKRRGWAARIGIWAAKGIGGFVLVSVLMVVIFRFVPPPVTWTMIGDIFAGNGVTKDWMSLDEISPNMARAAIAAEDARFCQHGGFDYRAIAAAAARNATGKKTIRGGSTISQQTAKNVFLWQGGGYFRKGLEAYFTVLIENIWGKRRIMEVYLNVAETGIGTYGVNAGSQRYFRHDASKLTPREAAQIAAVLPLPKKRAGIDPKGFTRRYGNSITARIGVVRGDGLDACLK
- a CDS encoding DNA polymerase III subunit gamma/tau encodes the protein MSDESSFDLGEPPQPHKPEAYRVLARKYRPQTFSELIGQDAMVTTLGNAIKRDRLAHAFLLTGVRGVGKTSTARLIAKALNCIGPDGQGGPTIDPCGVCEPCRAIAEGRHIDVIEMDAASHTGIDDIREIIEASRYSAVSARYKIYIIDEVHMLSKAAFNGLLKTLEEPPAHVKFLFATTEVNKVPVTVLSRCQRFDLRRIGADKLAAHFAYVCEAEGVEAEPEALMLVARAAEGSARDGLSILDQAIAHAGIEGDKVRADVVRTMLGLSDRGAIRDLFGLLLSGDAPAALASLRGQYDLGVDPQAVLRTLLETVHATTLIKLGTEANPAQSAEEVKALERWAAGLSFPMLHRLWQLILRGHDEVARAVLPIEAAEMALLRVIHASQLPDPGELAKQIASGAITVGAAASPAAAASAEPAMPRDMAELAQHLETNNRYSLAEQVRHLLRPIRFDGTEVEFASTRPLPIDFVRELSAAMRETTGKNWKLLTGSDTSGKTLREIEAENAAAERNAVLSSPLVAAALEAFPDAELIGWTKTGS
- a CDS encoding zinc ribbon domain-containing protein, with the translated sequence MWKWIRIPKGIALVAFVLPWLTVSCSGTKIVSATGFGIAFGRFTSELPNTERTPGAGEINYLILLALIAVAIGLAIAFTPQTRQKAAALIGTSVGALVLIWAGTLKYSKSTILAEAAKKNGGQRNEMSDAALAMIQIDWQFGYWLAILALLTAGVMAWLAFSGRGAEVEERVRSRMSGAPSGPLVNCPQCGKGLPADTRYCPDDGTPLI
- the rpoH gene encoding RNA polymerase sigma factor RpoH, with translation MASGSNVPATIPALGGEASLNRYLAEIKKFPLLQPEQEYMLAKRFQEHGDPEAAAQLVTSHLRLVAKIAMGYRGYGLPVSELISEGNIGLMQGVKKFEPDRGFRLATYAMWWIRASIQEFILRSWSLVKMGTTAAQKKLFFNLRRMKAKLDAFEDGDLSPEHLAKIATDLGVTEEEVTSMNRRMAMGGDTSLNVPMREDGEGQWQDWLQDDSALQDEVVAEAQEADVRHEMLVSAMDDLNEREKYILTERRLTDDPKTLEELSQVYGVSRERVRQIEVRAFEKLQKAMMRLAGEKRLLTV
- a CDS encoding YbaB/EbfC family nucleoid-associated protein, translating into MKSLEDIMAMAQNVQAELTKAQANLDTIEVEGVSGGGLVKVRASAKGRILGMDIDDSLMNVSEKGMLEDLLAAAFNDARAKADAASQEAMGKMTAGLPLPPGFKLPF